In the genome of Campylobacter avium LMG 24591, the window CTTATTTTTTGAAATTTTATCCAAAATGCAAGGAAGGAATTTACCGCTTTTATTTTAAAAACTGTTTTTTAGACCTTGTTTTTGGCGACGCAACTAAAAGCATAAAAGAGCTTGATTTTAGGGCTGATGTGTGGTTTTTAGATGGCTTTAATCCCAAAAAAAATCAAGAATTATTTGATGAATATATGATAAATCATATAGCAAGACTAAGCAAAGAAGGGGCTAAGCTACATTCTTTTTCAGCCTCATCTTTTTTGCAAAAAAACCTTAAAAAATGTAATTTTGAAATACACAAAACAAAGGGTTTTAACAAAAGAGAAATGATACAAGCTAGGCTTAAATCCTGCCCAGATATAACTGATACGAAGGCTTATTTTGCTAGGCTTTATACACAAAAGCAAGGCAAAAAAATAGCCATTATAGGTTCTGGCATAGCCGCCGTATCCTTGGCTTATGAGCTTTGTTTAAGAGACTTTGAGGTGGAACTTTTTGAAAAAAATGAAAGCTTAGCAAGTGGAGCCAGCGGGAATGATAGCGGAATTTTAAGCTCTTTGATACTAAAAAAAGATGTGGCCTTGGGTGAATTTTCTTGCTTTGCCTTTTATGAGGCCTCTAGATTTTACAGACAAATTTTGGATTTAAAAATGCACGGTGTCTTTGAATTCGCACACAATGAACTTATGCAAGAAAGGTTTAATTCTCAAAAATCAAATCCCTTGTTTAAAATCAAAGATAATGTCGCATTTTTAGAGGACGCAAGCCATATAAAAGCTAGGCAAATTTGCGAAAGCTTGTATGAAAAAAGCAAGGCTAAGCTAAATTTAAAACACCATTTCATAGGCTTTAAAAAAGATAAAAACGGCTTTACCTTAAATTTCAAAGAACAAGATTTAAGAAGTGGTTTTGATATATTAATTTACGCTATGGGTGCTGATACTGCCGATTTTGTGCAGTATGATTTCTTAAAACTAAGCAAGGTAAGAGGGCAAATAAGCCTGATGAAGCCTTTCTTAGACACAAAACACGCCCTGTCATCCAAGGGCTATATATGCCCTGTAAATGGCGATATACAAATAATTGGTGCAAGTTATGATAGAATGAATTCAAACCCACAAGCCCTAAAAAGCGATGATGAGGCCAATATAGAAAATATAAAGGAATTTTTAAAAAAAAATGAAAGCTTAGAAGTGCTTGCTTCAAGAGTTTCTTTTAGGTCCTATTCTAGCGATAGATTTATGATAGCTGGGGCTTTTTATGATGAAGAGTATTATAAAAATGCTTATAAAAAATTGTTTTGGAACAAAAATAAAGCACAGCAAATGCCTAAAAATATAGAAAATATGTATCTTAGCACAGCTCACGGCTCAAGGGCTTTTGCAAGTGCTATCATAGCAGCAAGATACATAAGTGCTTTAATAAATAACGAACCTTTAGCAGTAAAAAAAGAATTTATAGAGCATTTTCATCCAGCAAGATTTTTGATAAGAAAGCTAAAAAAGGGCTTGGCGTGAGCGAATTTTTCACTAGCTTAGAGCAAATTTTATATGCTGATGATATAGATAAAAAATTTAATGATTTTTTTAATTTTATAGATGATTTTAAAAGTAAAAAAATGCTTTTTAATCACGAAGCTGCAAATGTGCTTAAAGATAATTTTCACCCTAACTTGCGTTTAAAAGAAGTAATAAAAATCAAGCGCATAAAAGAGCCAAATTCAAAACAAAGCCTTGCCGTGTTTTTGCACGCCATAGCTCATATAGAATTTTCTGCCATAAATTTAGCACTTGATACGAGTTATAGATTTAGGTTTTTGCCATTTGATTTTTATAAGGATTTTTTGGAAGTGGCTGAGGATGAAATCAGGCATTTTAGCTTGCTTGAAAAGGCCTTAAATGAACTTGGGTATAAATACACTGATTTTGAAGCGCACGATACCATACATTCAGCCTGCAAGGCTACTGCGAATTCTTTAAAATACAGAATGGCTGTGGTGCACAGAGGGCTTGAGGCAAAAGGACTTGACGCAAATGTCTTTGTTTTAAAAAAGATACAAAACGAAAGTTTAAGTTTAAAAAAATTTCTAGAAGAGACCTTAAAAATTATACTTGATGATGAGATAAATCATGTTAGCAAGGGCGATATTTGGTGGAAGGCAAATAAAGACGAACAAGAAAGCTTCATAGAAATTTGTGCTAAATTTAAATCCTATGTTCTAGCAGGCAAGATACTTAACAAAGAGGCCAGACTAAAGGCTGGTTTTGATGAAAGCGAGCTAGACGAACTTGAAGATTTTTACAAAAATAAGCACAAATTCACATAAATTTTCTACTAATAATAGCCCAAACAGCCCTAAAAATTCCATAACACACATACAAGCTAACGGCTATTAAAATGCTTTCTAAGGTGTAAAGATAAAGCAAGGAAAGAAACATTATAAGCAAGATGAGCACTCTTAAAACATTAGTTTTGTCCAAATTCATCTTTTTAAAGCTTGGGTATCTTATATTGCTAACCATAAGCAAGGAAAGAACAAAATTTAAGCATAAAACAAACAAGGCATAGTCTTTTAAAAAACCATAACTTATATAAGCATAGGTCCATATAGCACTTACAACAGCTGCCGTTGGTATGGGTAGTCCTATAAAGACTGATGGTTCGTATGTTCCTGTAGTTACATTAAACCTGGCTAGTCTTATAGCTCCAAAAACTACAAAAAGTCCGCTGATTAAAGAGCCTAATTTTCCATATTCATAACCTATGCTAGTGTAAAACAAAACAGCCGGTGCCACGCCAAAAGCCACCAAATCAGCCAAAGAATCAAACTCCACCCCAAATTTAGAAGTGGTCTTTGTAAGCCTTGCCACTCTGCCATCAAGCCCATCGCAAATCAATGATAAGATGATATAAATGAGAGCGTGAGTAAATTTACCATTTATGGAAGCTATGATTGAGATAAAACCCAAAAAAGCTGAAGCTGCGGTGAAAAGATTTGGGATGATGTGAATTAATTTGTAATTATTTTGCATTATAAATCCTATGAAAAATAACCGAGTAAAGAAACAGCCTTTACCTTATCTCTTAAACCAACAACTAGCCTAGTATCGCTAGGCAAGAGTAAGCTAATGGTTGAGTTCATACTAAATGCCATTTCTTCGCCGGGTTTAAAAAAGCTTTTATCACTAAGCTTTAAAGCCCTATCAAGACAACCTGCGAAAATTCGCATAGCAAAGGCTTTATTATGTGAAGTTTTTGCAAATATAAACACCCTTTCATTCAAAGACCTTTGCTCGCAACCAAAAAGCCCATATCTTAATCTATAATCATCTATGCTCATATCAGTGCAAGCTCTTATAGTTCCTGGCTCATAAAAGGAATTTTTTATCTGAAGCTCTACGCAGGTGCCAAGAATTTTATGCTCTATCTTTTGTATGCTAATTATCTCGCCGTCAACCGGAGCTAAAATAGCCTTTTCATCAGTGCAAACCACCTCAACCTTAGTAATCCTATACATATAAAGGGTAAAAAGTATCAGCAAAAATAGCAAAACAGAAAAGCCGCTAAACAACCAAAACAAAAGAAATAAGACGGTTAAGGACACTAAAATCCAATTAGCATACCTTGAAAT includes:
- the mnmC gene encoding bifunctional tRNA (5-methylaminomethyl-2-thiouridine)(34)-methyltransferase MnmD/FAD-dependent 5-carboxymethylaminomethyl-2-thiouridine(34) oxidoreductase MnmC, which gives rise to MKKANIEIKEKTVFSKDFDDIYFDAKAGIEESEFVYINALDFDKESYVVAELGFGIGLNFFLSLEKFKQQNKCKRLFYLSLEAFYIGADELLKIYKRLGFYDRFKDDLTYFLKFYPKCKEGIYRFYFKNCFLDLVFGDATKSIKELDFRADVWFLDGFNPKKNQELFDEYMINHIARLSKEGAKLHSFSASSFLQKNLKKCNFEIHKTKGFNKREMIQARLKSCPDITDTKAYFARLYTQKQGKKIAIIGSGIAAVSLAYELCLRDFEVELFEKNESLASGASGNDSGILSSLILKKDVALGEFSCFAFYEASRFYRQILDLKMHGVFEFAHNELMQERFNSQKSNPLFKIKDNVAFLEDASHIKARQICESLYEKSKAKLNLKHHFIGFKKDKNGFTLNFKEQDLRSGFDILIYAMGADTADFVQYDFLKLSKVRGQISLMKPFLDTKHALSSKGYICPVNGDIQIIGASYDRMNSNPQALKSDDEANIENIKEFLKKNESLEVLASRVSFRSYSSDRFMIAGAFYDEEYYKNAYKKLFWNKNKAQQMPKNIENMYLSTAHGSRAFASAIIAARYISALINNEPLAVKKEFIEHFHPARFLIRKLKKGLA
- a CDS encoding ferritin-like domain-containing protein, which codes for MSEFFTSLEQILYADDIDKKFNDFFNFIDDFKSKKMLFNHEAANVLKDNFHPNLRLKEVIKIKRIKEPNSKQSLAVFLHAIAHIEFSAINLALDTSYRFRFLPFDFYKDFLEVAEDEIRHFSLLEKALNELGYKYTDFEAHDTIHSACKATANSLKYRMAVVHRGLEAKGLDANVFVLKKIQNESLSLKKFLEETLKIILDDEINHVSKGDIWWKANKDEQESFIEICAKFKSYVLAGKILNKEARLKAGFDESELDELEDFYKNKHKFT
- the pssA gene encoding CDP-diacylglycerol--serine O-phosphatidyltransferase, with translation MQNNYKLIHIIPNLFTAASAFLGFISIIASINGKFTHALIYIILSLICDGLDGRVARLTKTTSKFGVEFDSLADLVAFGVAPAVLFYTSIGYEYGKLGSLISGLFVVFGAIRLARFNVTTGTYEPSVFIGLPIPTAAVVSAIWTYAYISYGFLKDYALFVLCLNFVLSLLMVSNIRYPSFKKMNLDKTNVLRVLILLIMFLSLLYLYTLESILIAVSLYVCYGIFRAVWAIISRKFM
- a CDS encoding phosphatidylserine decarboxylase, whose product is MNAFISRYANWILVSLTVLFLLFWLFSGFSVLLFLLILFTLYMYRITKVEVVCTDEKAILAPVDGEIISIQKIEHKILGTCVELQIKNSFYEPGTIRACTDMSIDDYRLRYGLFGCEQRSLNERVFIFAKTSHNKAFAMRIFAGCLDRALKLSDKSFFKPGEEMAFSMNSTISLLLPSDTRLVVGLRDKVKAVSLLGYFS